The Chitinimonas arctica region ATTCGTCGACGCCACACCCACCAGTTTGCAGATCCGTGGCAGCGGCGGCAGCGAAACGGCCGTGGTGCGCTTCCGGGTGGTGGATGCCAATGCCCAGCCGGTGGCCAACCAGACCTTGAATTTCACCCTGCAGGAGCAGCTTGCCAGCATCGCTTCGCTCAATACCGCGTCAGCCGTCACCGATGGCCAGGGATTGGCCGGCGCGGCGGTTGCCGCGGGTACCGTGGGCGGACCGGTGGCCGTGGTGGCGACCCTGGCCGGCAATACCGCCTTGTCGGCGCAATCGAGCCAGTTGCTGGTGTCCACCCGCATTCCCCACCAGAACGGATTTTCGTTATCGGTCGATATCGGCAACCCGGAGTTCCACGACTACGACGGGGTGGTCGTCAACGCAACCCTCACCGCCTCCGACCGCTACGGCAATCCGGTACCGGATGGCATGGTGGTCAGCTTCAAGACCGAAGGCGGTATCGGCGTGGTACGCGATGCCCTGAACACCACCTCGCCGGTAGGGAGCTGCGTGATACGCAATAGCAGCTGCACGGTCACCCTGACCAGCGCCGGCAATCGCAGCCTGCTGGATCAGAGCCCGGCCGGCCTGCACGGGCGCATGACCCTGATCGCCTTTGCCCGCGGCGAGGATAGCTTTGCCGACAATAACGGCGACGGCCGCTTCTCCGACGGCGACACTTTCCCGCCGGCAGGCAGTTACCGCTATGGCGAGCCCTATATCGACGGCAATGAAAGCGGCGTGCGCGATATCGACGAGGAGTTCCTCGATTTCGATGGCGACGGGGTTTACAACGATGGCCAGGAGGGCGGCCTGTTCACCTACCACGGCCTATCCTGCAGCCATGCCACCCTCTGTTCGGCGCGCAATACGCGCTATACATTCGATCGCTCGGTGGTGGTCTGGTCCGGCAGTGCGGCCAATATCGTGGTGAGAAATGCCGGCGTGGCCGTCGCCAACGGCGGCACCATCATCCTGCCGGCACCGACCCTGGTCAGCGGCACCTGCGTGGAGGGCGCTCCCAGGGCGCTGACCTTGCGGGTGGCCGACCTGAATGACCAGTCCATGCCGGCTGCCACCACGGTGGCGCTGGCGCTCGATGCCGGCAACCTGGACTTCGACGGCTACACGGTGCCCAATACCAACAGCGCCGCGCTGGGTGCGCCGACGATCAGCTTCAATGTGATCGGTGCCTTCACCACCATTGTCGATGCCAGCGGCAATGCGACCGGCTGCCAGACCACGCCGGGCACGATAGGCGTGACGGTGACCACGCCCAAGGGCAATGTCAGTATCTGGAACGCGGTAGTGCGTTGAGTGGGCGGGAGGGGGGCTTGCATGACACGGGTGCCCGCAATCTTTCAGTGCATCCCTAAGCCATCCCTCGTAGCGCCTCAGCCTTGTAAGGCAGGCGCGCCGTGGCTCGCGTGGTCGATCCTGGACGCGTCAAGCCCGGTCAACTGCATGATGGTGTCTTTGTCCATGCCTTTCGCCAGCATGGCGCGGGCGATGTTGAGGAAAACTTCTTCTCGACCTTCTTTTCGACCTTCTTCACGAAGCTGTTCGGCGGCAGTCATCACAATCTCCTTGTACTGCGGCGCACCCCGCGCCAGGATTTCCAATAGCGCCCCAGGGGGCGGGTCGCTTGACCCGCCAGCTTCTCAGCCTTGCAACGAAGGCGCGCCATGGCTCGCGTGGTCGAGCCTGGACGGGTCAAGCCCGGTCATCTGCATGATGGTGTCTTTATCCATGCCTTTCGCCAGCATGGCGCGGGCGACTTTGAGAACACCGGTTTGTTCGCCTTCTTGTCGGCCTTCTTGTCGGCCTTCTTCCCGGCCTTCTTCTCGACCTTCTTCTCGACCTTCTTGTCGGAGCTGTTGGGCAGCGGTCATCACAATCTCCTTGTACTGCGGCGCACCCCGCGCCAGGATTTCCAATAACACCCCAGGGGGCTGGTCGGTCTCTCCCACTTGCAGAACGTATCGCGTCAAGCTCTCTATCTGCTCGGGGAGGTATGCGTACAAATTTATCAAATCCGCCAACACTTTGCACAACTGCTGCGCATTGCGCAGGCGAATGTTCTTCTGGATGAATTCCAGCGGTGCGGCCCTTTTATGCCGGTAGATTTCCTCATCCGGTATCACCGTGACATCAACCAGTGGGAACGGGCTGGTATAGAGCTGGGCTGCGAGCGCCGGATTCTCGAACAGCGTGAGCCAATCATTGCTGTAGGGGTAGGGGCTGATGCTGCCGTGGTAGAACAGTAGCGGCAGCACCGGGGGCAAGCGCTTATGACCCTTGAGCAGGTGGGCGTTCATGGCGGCAATGCAATAGCGCATCAACCGGAACGCCATATGCTCGTCGGCGGTCGACTGGTGTTCGACCAGCACGTAAATGTAGCCCGCTTGACCTGCGGCCTCTACCGAAAACAAGATATCCGAAAAGCACGCACGCAAGTCTTCCTCGACAAACGAGGCACTTTCGTAACGCAGCGTATTCAAATTACATAGATTGCGCAGGACTGGCGGCAAATGCGCTTCCAAAAAATCCTTTGCGGTGTCGGGAACACTCATGAATTGCTTGAACAGCGCATCGTGGGGTGTCGGGATGCTCATGGTGGCGGTAGGCGGGAGGGTGGCGCGACGGAGGTTGGCAGCACATTCACCGACGCTTGACGTCCGATTGGCCAATTTCCCTATTGTTGGGATTGCCGGCTATTTTCCGAGGGGCGGCTTCAATCGGCTATCGGGCGAATACCTGATTACGCTCGGTTTGGCTGGCAATTTCCCTTCTCAGGATGCTTCTTGGGCATTGAATGCGGGCTATGCTCCCGCTTAGAGCCCCGCCAGCGCCCTGATATGGGCGGTGGCGCTGCGACCCAGCGCCGACAAGGCGTAGCCGCCTTCCAGGACCGAGACGATACGACCTTGCGCATGTTCGGCGGCCACATCCATCAGCCGTTCGGTGACCCAGGCATAGTCGTCCTCGACCAGTCCCAGCCCGGCCATCTCGTCCTCGCGATGGGCGTCGAAACCGGCCGAGATAAAGATCATCTCCGGCTGGAAGGCGGCCAAGGCGGGTAGCCAGTGCGTTTGCACGGCGTTGCGCAATTCGTCGCCGCGGCTGCCGGCCTTGAGCGGCACATTGTGCATGTTCGGCCCCAGTGGCCGTTCGCCGCTGTAGGGATAGAAGGGGTGCTGGAAGATGGACACCATCATGACGCGCGGATTGTCCTGGAACAGCTCCTCGGTGCCATTGCCGTGGTGCACGTCGAAATCGGCCACCGCGACCCGGGCGATGCCGCGCGACAGGGCATGCGCCACCCCCACCCCCAGGTTATTGAAAAAACAGAAGCCCATGGCGCGGCGCGACTCGGCGTGGTGGCCGGGCGGGCGAACGGCGCAGAAGGCGTTGGTGGCATCGCCGTCCAGCACCATATCGGTCGCCCGCACCACCGCGCCGGCGGCGCGAAACGCCGCTTGCAGGGTGTGCGGGTTCATGGCCGTATCGGGGTCGAGATGCACCGTGCCGCCGGCCGGCGACAAGCGCTCCAGCGCTTCGATATATTGCGAGGGATGGACCAGCGCGAGCTGCTCGTGGCTGGCACAGGGGGCGGTCTCGTGCAGCAGGTGGTCCCACACCCCTGACGCGATCAGCCGGTCCTGGATGGCGGCCAGGCGATCGGGCGATTCCGGATGGCCGCTGCCCATAT contains the following coding sequences:
- a CDS encoding Rpn family recombination-promoting nuclease/putative transposase, which codes for MSIPTPHDALFKQFMSVPDTAKDFLEAHLPPVLRNLCNLNTLRYESASFVEEDLRACFSDILFSVEAAGQAGYIYVLVEHQSTADEHMAFRLMRYCIAAMNAHLLKGHKRLPPVLPLLFYHGSISPYPYSNDWLTLFENPALAAQLYTSPFPLVDVTVIPDEEIYRHKRAAPLEFIQKNIRLRNAQQLCKVLADLINLYAYLPEQIESLTRYVLQVGETDQPPGVLLEILARGAPQYKEIVMTAAQQLRQEGREEGREEGREEGRQEGRQEGEQTGVLKVARAMLAKGMDKDTIMQMTGLDPSRLDHASHGAPSLQG
- a CDS encoding histone deacetylase family protein; this encodes MLSWLAKKIVGSAPTAYLSHPDCSLHDMGSGHPESPDRLAAIQDRLIASGVWDHLLHETAPCASHEQLALVHPSQYIEALERLSPAGGTVHLDPDTAMNPHTLQAAFRAAGAVVRATDMVLDGDATNAFCAVRPPGHHAESRRAMGFCFFNNLGVGVAHALSRGIARVAVADFDVHHGNGTEELFQDNPRVMMVSIFQHPFYPYSGERPLGPNMHNVPLKAGSRGDELRNAVQTHWLPALAAFQPEMIFISAGFDAHREDEMAGLGLVEDDYAWVTERLMDVAAEHAQGRIVSVLEGGYALSALGRSATAHIRALAGL